From the Desulfovibrio sp. Huiquan2017 genome, the window AAATATTCATGTCCATGTTGTCCTTGAACTCCCGGATGTCCCGGCCATGACGGTCGGAGGTGAACGTGATGTCCAGCGGCTCCGGCAGCGCCAGGGGCTGGCCCATCACCTTGGCGTCGGCCATGCGCAGACGCCAGGCCATCCTCTCGGCGTCCATGGCGGTTTCGACCCCCAGGGAGCTTTCCAGAAGGGGAATCTTGAGCGCGGGTTTGCCTTTTTTCGCCACCTGGAGCAAGGCCCCGGACCTGTACTCGGCCGAGGCGGGGGCATAACGGAACGCGACGGGCTCGGCGACCGGCTGCAAGGGAGCGCGCTCCAATGCCGATTGCAGGCTGTCGTCCGCTTGGGCCTCCGGCGGCAGGTCCGGTTTCGCGTCCGCTTCCGTAATCTCCCGCATTTCACAGACGATCAGTGTGCCGATATCCTTGATTATGCCGGAGATGGTCAGCGTCGTGGTCGACTGCACCGGGAGCATCTGTTTGGTGAAGGCGGCGGAGATGGAGATGGCGCCGGGTTGATCAGCGCCCTGCCATTTGACCGTCAGCTTGCTGTCGTACGCGAAGACATAGCATTCCCTGCCGTTTATCTCCTTCACGCCTTGATAGACGTAGGCCGGGGACGGCTCCGGAAAAACAATCTGCATGTCCTTGGATTGGAGGGCCTCCAGGGGCAGGGGGATCGAGGGCGCGCCGATGGCGAACGTCCCGGAGGGAAGTCCGAGTTCCAGCAACGATTTCTCGCCCAGCCCCCATTCGTCGACCACCGGCGTCTCATGCACGACCTTGTCGGCCATGTCCTCGCCCCGGGCGTCGGTCGTGAACGAGACGGCATAGAACGGCTTGGTCCCCTTGGCGACGCCGAAGGACCGCATGTTCTCCAGGGTCACGTCCCAGGCCACCCGCTCCCCGGCCTCCTTTGTCGAATAGCGGGCGTCATAGGCCATCATCGGCACCATTTTCCCGACTTTGCCCTTGCCGACCATGATCATGCCGACCTCCGTGCGGGTGTGCGTCGAGCCGGTCCCGTAACGGAACTCGGTCAGTCCGTTAGCGTCCGGCCCGTCCGGGCCGCCGAGGCTGTGTTGGCAGGACGGCAGGAACAGAAGACAGACGAAGAACAGAACCGAAAGACGAGCGTACATGGCGAATCCCTTTGCTGAAACGTTGCCGGACGGGGTGGTCTCACCGCAACCCGGGGCCGGGCTGCGAAGGTCCCCCGTATGCCGTCGCACGGCAATGAGCAAGTATTCTTCTACATCATTATATGATGCTATGCTTGCCGCATGGACCACAGAAGTTAACAATAAAAAGCGCCCCCCGTCGCGGACGGGGGGCGCTTTCGATCGTTTGTTTTCCGGGAACGACAGCCCCCTACTTAGCCAACCGGGCGAGGTCGGCCTCGCGGATTTCCTTGCGCTTGATCTTGCCGGAGATGGTCTTGGGAAGTTCGTCCACGTATTCGATGACGCGCGGGTATTTGTACGGCGCGGTCAATTCGCGGACGAACGCCTGGAGCTGCTTGGTCAGCGCCTCGTCGCCTTCGTAGCCGGGAGCGAGAACGACCGTGGCCTTGACGATCTGGCCGCGCACGTCGTCGGGCAGGCCGGTCACGGCGGCCTCGATGACCGCCTCGTGGGCCACCAGGGCGGACTCCACTTCGAACGGTCCGATGCGGTAACCCGAGGACTTGATCAGGTCGTCAGTGCGGCCCATGAACCAGAGGTAGCCGTCTTCGTCGGCCCAGGCCTTGTCGCCGGTGTGATACCAACCGTGGCATTTGACGCAGGCGGTCTTTTCCGGTTCGTCCATGTACGAGTCGAACAGGCCGAGCACGGGTGAGTCGATGTTGATGCAGATCTCGCCTTCCTCGCCCTGGGGCACTTTGTTGCCCTCCTCGTCCATGAGCGCGATATCCCAGCCGGGCACGGGCTTGCCGATGGAGCCGGGCTTGGGCTCCATGAACTTGAAGGTGGCCACCTGCAGGGTGGTCTCGGTCTGCCCATACCCCTCGAAGATGGGCATGCCCACCGCCTTTTGCCAGGCATGGAAAACCGAGTCGTTGAGCAATTCGCCCGCCGTGGTGCAATGCCGCAGGCTGGAGAGGTCGTATTGCGACAGGTCCTCGCGCACCAGGAAGCGGTATATGGTCGGCGGCGCGCAAAAGGTGGTCACCTTGTTATCGGCCACGACCTTGAGCAGGTCGCCGGGATGGAACTTGCCCCGGAAATCCCAGACGAAGATGATCGCCCCGGCCATCCACTGGCCGTAGAACTTGCCCCAGACCGACTTGCCCCAGCCCGTGTCGGACACGGTCAGGTGGATGTCGCCCTCTTCCAGGTCGTGCCACAATGCGCCGGTGGTGTAGTGGGACGCGGCGTATTTGTGGTTGTGCAGGACCATCTTGGGCAGCCCCGTGGTACCGGAGGAAAAGAATATGACCATGGGGTCGTTGCCGCCGGGGGAGTCCGGGGTGCGCGGAAAATGCGCGTCGCCCGAGGCCAGCAGCCCGTCATAATCGGTCCAGCCGTTTTCGGCCGTGCCGCCCACCTGGACGAGCCGGACCAGGCCGGGGCAGTCCGGCCGGGCGCGGTCCACGCGCTCCACGATGGAGTCCTCGCAGACGATCATGGAAATGCCCGCGTAGTTGACGCGCTCGCGGATGTCCTTGCGGGTCAGCAGGGACGGGGACGGGATGGGCACCGCGCCGATGCGGTGCAGGGCGAGCATGGTCACCCAATATTCCACCCGGCGGTAGAGGATGAGCATGACCCGATCGCCCTTTTTCACGCCCTTGGCGACCAGAGCGTTGGCCAGCCGGGAGGAGGATTCCTGGAAATAGCCGAAATCGAGATCGCGCCGGTTGTAGTCGT encodes:
- a CDS encoding AMP-binding protein produces the protein MFTKEEYAGYKDFCERYTPECPDDFNFAFDVLDAKDPKTLALIHVDDDYNRRDLDFGYFQESSSRLANALVAKGVKKGDRVMLILYRRVEYWVTMLALHRIGAVPIPSPSLLTRKDIRERVNYAGISMIVCEDSIVERVDRARPDCPGLVRLVQVGGTAENGWTDYDGLLASGDAHFPRTPDSPGGNDPMVIFFSSGTTGLPKMVLHNHKYAASHYTTGALWHDLEEGDIHLTVSDTGWGKSVWGKFYGQWMAGAIIFVWDFRGKFHPGDLLKVVADNKVTTFCAPPTIYRFLVREDLSQYDLSSLRHCTTAGELLNDSVFHAWQKAVGMPIFEGYGQTETTLQVATFKFMEPKPGSIGKPVPGWDIALMDEEGNKVPQGEEGEICINIDSPVLGLFDSYMDEPEKTACVKCHGWYHTGDKAWADEDGYLWFMGRTDDLIKSSGYRIGPFEVESALVAHEAVIEAAVTGLPDDVRGQIVKATVVLAPGYEGDEALTKQLQAFVRELTAPYKYPRVIEYVDELPKTISGKIKRKEIREADLARLAK